The segment aaaagtTATTTATGTATTCTCTaagattatatttatattatacttattatttttcaatttctaATGTATTTAATGTTCTAATCCTAGTTTTTTATgctttcatatattttttaagaaaattattaaattttcacTTTGtcgtttaaataatatttactattttgattttaaatatattatattgataACATTTGTGATTTTACAGATAACtttattattaacataaatttatttgtgattttacagataaattcattattaacataaatttattcGTGATTTTGATGTTCATCGTTTAcaaatacaaattaatttatttaaggttggaatatgattttttaatattaaatgtctataaaatattttaacataagtatataatttatgttttacaaCATATTATTAATGATGCTTACCTTTAATCTTAACTTTAATATTGTAATAATCTGTATTTGGATTGATATTtccaataaaaataagaaaaatggGCTATGTATTagtaattaaaaagataaactaaatattaaataaaagtaaaaatgataTTACCCATAGATATTGTTAATATAGTTtgttaatatctatttattaattaattatcctaaatatcatgataagtatacatattaaaatatatcttgtaaaaaaataatagtatatatatatatatcattaagaTAATTTAATGTCTATTAATTAACTTAAAtatcaagatatatatatatatattaaaataaaatattaaataataacattagttaaactaatgatttatcataaaattatggaaaaatCTAATTTACATAAACATGCAGATGAAGTCAGAGAAGTTGATTAGCACTAATAGTTTTATGGatagaatattaaaattttgtactATCTTAAAGAGTTTATAATGTTGCCTCAAGTAATTTATTACTGtggaaaaagaaactaaaacaaCCACAAATCAAATGAATACAAGGAAACTCAAACGTTAAAGTATAAGAGCGTAGAAAATCATCGGTAAGAGATtgattaatgttaatttatCCTTGTAGACAAACCATTATCAATTAATGCATTTTAGTTATCAGTATAGTTTTTCTTGTACTAAATTATCTTACGTTAATTTTCTGAACATTTAGAAGTTCACATTTCATTTTCAGTCTTCCTACATCTTACTCATCACTCATAGACACCTAATCATGGACGTAACTTAGCACCAAGGAGATCCTCTCTCTCAGTAAAACTCAAAAACTTTTCCAGTTGATACTTCTCGAAAACTTTGATATTTTTACTAATTTGGAAAATAGTTAGCACCAATGAGATCCTCTTTCTCAGTAAAACTCAACTTTTCCAGTTTATCCTTCTCGAGAACTTTCGCAGTTGATATTTCATTTTCAGTCTTCCTAAATCTTACTCATCACTCATAGACACCAAATCATGGATGTAACTTAGCACTAATGTGATCCTCTCTCTCAGTAAAACTCAAAACTTTTTCGGGAAAAGGGTGAATTTCAACCCCGACAATCCGTGTCGTGTATTTTTATACCTAAACAAAGAAGCAGTGCATATACATACCCAaactaagatattttaaaattttccaaccCAAACTTAGTTCCGTAATGTGAAATCCGACAGTGACTAACGTTTCGTTAATTCACCGTTAAACCCTGCTTAGTCAGATAATATGTGGCTGATTTaatcaaagacaaaacaaaacgacgtcgtttgaCTCATTaatcaaaacgacgtcgtatTCAATTGGgggaaaatcaaaattaaaaaccctaatcccctttgttcttcttcttcgactCACGActctcacctctctctctctcagaccCGAACTCGAACCAGAAGTTTGATTTTCCAGTGTATTAATGTTGAAATTTCCTCCTCCCATTAACAGAATGTTCGAGATTGTGACGTTTGATATTAGTTGCGGTGGATATTGGGTGAAGAAAAGAACCGGTGATGTTGGGTATATTGGTGTAAACATTCTGTAAATGAGAGCTTCTGGTTCGAGTTCAagtctgagagagagagagtcgtgagtcgaagaagaagaaaaaaggggattagggtttttaattttgattttctccTAATTGAatacgacgtcgttttgattAATGAGtcaaacgacgtcgttttgttttgtctttgattAAATCAATATGCCACATATTATCTGACTAAGCAGGGTTTAACGGTGAATTAACGAAACGTTAGTCAATGTCGGATTTCACGTTACGGAACTAAGTTCGGgttggaaattttaaaaatatcttagttTGGGTATGTATATGCACTGCTTATTTGTTTGGGTATGAAAACACACGACACGGATTGTCGGGGTTGATATTCACCCTTTTCCCAAACTTTTCCAGTTGATACTTCTCGAAAACTTTGATACTTTTACTAATTTGGGaatgttgttgttgatgatgggTTTTGGAGTGGTATACATCTAATTGATTTGACGTCTCTTTAGTTTCAACTGGTTACGTTGTTCTTTACCTGAAACTGGTGTGTATCCATCAGAAAGCCACTTGATGCAGaactgtttaatttttttggtaactgAGTTTTCCTATACCGATAATACATCAGTTGACACAACGATATAAGTACCAAAGAAAAATGAATAACTACAAAACACTGGTTttcaaataaaacaataatGGTACGATGGATTATTAAGTAGATAGTTATTTTGctacaaacaattttttttgtgtgcactGGACTTTGCTACCAACATGTCTTTTCAGACaaagtttaatttataataCGAGAATTAGATCTCGATCTGCGCAATCACTCagatgttttcttaattttataggttttaaaatttatggttATTAATGtattcaaaaaaattgtaaattgtATTAGTGATTGATAAATGTTTTTAAGTAATAATTATATGAAATCGTAAATTGGTATTTTAGATACGTCTAATTTAGCAAGATAACTTTTTAACAAACCTTACCATTTAATTATATGAGCCAGGTTTGCCATTTACCTTAGAAAAATACACAAGCCTTAAGTGTTTGTGACATTAAcagtttatttgttttatatctgATTGGCACAGTGTATATACACAGGTGGTGTAACCGGTCAACCTGAGACACTGAGTCATCCTGGAGAAACTAATTTTCGGGCACCGGAGGAGATGCTATCCTACCAACATGGACAAAAGTTTTTCAGTTTGTGTCTTCAGATTATACCAAACCCGTTGAACTGGAGCCATTACAAGATGATGGATACTTCGGAGTTGATGATATGCTGcctcttatatctttgatgtTAGGAAGATTTAATCTTTTCACCTATTCTCCAACCTGCTGCTTCCATCGTGTCCGCATTTCAGCTCCTCAGTGTTTCCTAGTTATGTTTTTGATCTGCGAGTGATTTACCTTTGTCTTAATTGATTACTCTGTTCTCAGATATATACTGGAGAATGAGCATAGTCTCTCTTGCTCCTCTGATGTATGCATTGCTACAGAGCGTGATGGCTATGTGAAATCTGTAAGTAGCCACTTGCAGGGTGTAAACTTTAAATGTTAGTTAGTACCTTACTCTCTGATTTTACATCCGAGTTTCTATGTCAAGGCCTGTTTTGATCTGAGGATTCAAGATTGTAACTAAAAATAGTGTATGAGAATTTGCTCTCATTGTTGTATAGATAACTTAAATCATCACACTAGCTTCATGGGTTTAATTCAGTTTATACAATGTTCTTTGTGATATTCAGTTGTCACTTCTTAGTAATGTGCGTCATTATCTATCACACAATCTGTATTTTCCTGGACAAGCAACCTCTTTTTGTTATGCAGTATCAAAACCGGATCTGCATGTACAACAAGGACCTGTAACTTTTGGAAGAAGCAGAGAAGAGACAACAGCTTGCAGACTATATAACAAATATCGTTGTGTGTCCAATTCTTTAACAGTCTCAATTTTATTTTCgataaaaccatttataatgTTGAAACTTAAAGCAGCTTCGCATGCAAACCTCAGCTCATTCAGCAATTTAACATTTAGGTATTGATGAATCTAAGTTTTCAGAGAGtaacaaaatacaaagaaaaccCACCAAAGCCCTCCCAGAGAAACTACAAGTATCAcccaaaacacacacaaacaatTTCAGTTCAGTACGAAGTGATACCTCGAATCTACATGACTCTCCACATCCCAGAGGAACGAACCAAACGTCACAGCCTCCAACACAAGCCTCTTCAGTCCCTTGAAACTGATCTTTATATGCTCGTCCTTGGACGAATCAATCCCTTGCGGTGTTATCACAATCTCCGCCCTCCCAAACAAGGCCTCCGTGTGCTTCTCAATGATCCCAACCGCTTCTCTCGATCTAATCGTAGCGTATCTCTGAAGGGTTTCTCCATCGAAGGACATGACGTACGTCTTTAACCGGGACTGTTTCGTTGTCTCGCTGCTGGAACCACCACTGGCATTAATCCCTCCCATTGAGGATACAGCTTGATAAgtctcttcttctgcttctccaTAGAAGCTTCTCTCTGCTTCCCTCCCTGCTTGCTCAATGCTAGTCTCACCTCCTACATCTGACCCACCAGGAAGGATCTTCATCGTCTTCTCGAGCTGAAACCTCTGGTCGATCCGCTTCAGGAAATAGCCATACATGACGGAAGCAGCATAGACCTGTCCAACACCGAGCTTGCTTATCTGCGCCACGGTGGAGAGATCACCCTCACGGTTTTTAAGAATGATGGAGAGATGATTCTGAATCATCTCGTAAACCTCGGGGGAGTGAAGCTGCTCGAGGTCACCGTCTTCTTGAGTGGGCCAAGTATCAACTCTCCCGGAGGAGGAGGTAATGGAAGGTACAAGTGAAACATTAGCGTCCATGAACTTCTGAACAACTAAAGCATATAAAATCTCTTCCAAAGcccttcttctctctttctccttaACCTCAGCTATTCTcctaaaacaaatatataatttaaaatcagaATGAGAGGtaataataacaataagatGGGTGGGGAAGTGAGAAACAAGAAACCTGTAGAGAACAATGTCTGTTGCAGGAGGAAGGGGGGAGGAGGAAGAATCTTTGTTGTTGATCTGTTGCTCGGCTTCTCGGTCGATTTGAAGCTGTTCGAGCTGTTGTTCGACAGCTGCAGGGACGAGATGAGGATGGCTGACGAGTATCTGCGACAGAAACTGCCCCACGGGAGACTTCAACTGAAGCGGCGCAATTGAGTCGGACGACGAATCACCTGAAGCTGAAGCTTTGACGACAAAGCTTGTCCGAGACTTGAGAGAAGTTGTTCGGCTTTGCGATGGTCTCGAGAGTTTAAGACAAGAGCTGTTCTGCAGagacaaaaaatcaaaaaaggtTATGTTTTTTGAGAGAGTATGAGAAGAAGAATCGGTTTTAGAGAGAGTTTGGGGAGATACTACTCTGTGGCGAAATTGAGGTCCGGAACCGAATCGGATGAAGCCAGGGGAGGTTGACGTCAGGAGAATCGAACCAGAGGCGGTTTTGGGAGTTCGACGAAGAAAGGAGGGAGATTGAGCGAAACTCGATGCCACGGCGTTCATGATGGAGAAGGATAATGAATGAGAGAGCTTTGAGGGAGATGAATGAACCCTAGAATCAATTTTAAAAGAGATAAACCGGATCCTGTCCTTTGATGGTTTGCGacttatccttttttttttcctgtcgACGCGAATTAAACCGGATACTGTTGTGCAATGGTTTGCGACTTATCCCTCTATTGAGTGGATTAAATTGAAGACTATGTATTCGTTACAAAGTAGAGAAGAACATAAATGAGAAAGACAGTTTGTTAGAAAAACTGAAAAACAGAACTGTATTTCATTTGTTAATCAAACTTATGAAATGTACAATTCTATTTATAAACAATATGATACCAAACTGATAGATAACCAGAACTATCAACTGGATATAACCGGTATTCAATACTCCTCCTCAAGATGAACTGACGATGTTTTGAAGATTCATCTTGGATTtttgatgtttaaattaaaaaggtCCAGCTCTAGTATACTCTTTTATAATTTGCAGATTCTTATGTAATAACTTTTCAGTTTCCACAGGCCCATTAAATGGGTTTATATAGACAGCTCCGCTCCAGAAAACATAAATAGCCCAGCATACGACCCCCATCAAGACAATTAGGGTTTTCAGACCTCGCTTCTTTGTAGTTGTCAACTAGTGTGTAAGAAGGATGTCGCCGTCTCTGTCTTTTCCTACGCTTAATGGGGGATTTTCTTTTGTCTTCTGTGATTTGGAATATATGAGATAATTGTGAAAgttttctgtctttttttttctgttttgaattTAAAGAAGGTGGCGATGATGAAAAAAAAGGCCGGACTTACGGCTGCTACAACCACCTTAAAAGTGGGTGTTGTAGTAGAATGATGCTAAAGTTTCCAAAGGTTACTCTGCTGAGCctcctctcttctttttttttctgaaaattattaacccatttttttatttatccaagcttcagtagtttttttttttataaatcaaaagcaAAAATGTTATCCTAAGCTGTGGAAAATCTTGTTTGGTTTCTCAGGTTCCTTCATGTGGGTTTTGTCCCTTGTTGTTGATATCGTCATTGATTCTTTTCTAGGTCGATTGATATTCCACTATTCATCTTTAAGTGTTAGCATTTATGAATAATTGAAACAGATAGTCTAATGGCTATCTTAATGGTGTTACTTGTGTTAAATCAAATGTATGtgattttgagatttttatagttttagaaCCTTAATTTCTGATAAAATCCTTTTATTAACACTGAGTTGTTGTTAGTTATCAGGTTTGTAACGTAAATTTCAGAAACTTTTACTTGTGTTGTGTTTCCCTTTTTTGGCTTGGCTCAGCGCGGACCCCTCCTGTTATAGCTCATTGCTCCAATAGTCTGTGAGAGGTAAACTGATGTGCCTAATTTGGACCATTTGGGTCATGATGATTTCGTGTGCCCATCTTCTTGCTTGAGAAACCCTTTACTAGAGGTGTTACAGTCTTGTTTTTAAGtaactactagattttgacccgcgcttcgaaagcgcgggtattatttttcagttttatgaaatatattatttgtttgtagttattgaatgtatttatcatagtgaaattttctttataataaattcgacacatagagtgtctctggtaaactatatgtttctctggctttgttttattctctctctaatcaacatatttatttgacttgttgttaaaaataaatgattttaagacGAAActatacaatacttttacattgatattttgtttaaacaatgtgacatatttttatattaattaaatatttacattgtaatttaaactaaattttgacccgcacgcccgtgcgggtgtatatttcaaaccgatttatatgttaagtttagatattctgacatatgttattcagatttatatacaatacattattttatttatagattttaagaaattcaaaatatataatgaattttaaaaaataatttaaatgagttatccaaacccgaagtgaacccgcaaagatccgaatataattcgaaataaaatttagaaatatctgaatggagctgaaatctttgacctccgaaacccaaaacccaagcagatctgaaacgaacctgaacggatacctgaacgcccagccctagttataattcgaactaaaatttagaaatatatgaatggggctgaaatctttgaccctagAAACCCGAAAttcaaacagatccgaaacaaACCGGAATAGATACCTGAAcgtccagccctagtcactattatgtatcatgtatatgtcatcatataattaattgtattggtccatcatataaataatagaatagtCTTTCaacgtcaaaaaaaaaattggtccatcatataaataatcatataagtaatagtattttatatgtatcatcttataaataatgatatatattatattcttaaagtttaatttgaaatataaaaaccataatttaagttggtatataaaattaatctttttgttgtattttcttatatataatgaaaacattttttaataatggttattggaaaatattttagtaaaataatttttgaatatatgaatagtttttagaaaaatttatataaatgaactttaaattattattttgatttgaaatatgtatataaaatttaaattttattttatgattattttagtcaaaacaatgtttttaggtaattagattagtctattttgtatatttttaaaaactgatataatggatttccaatttttattaataacataagccattattttttcttcttatttttttcttcttgacatacttttatccatgtttcaaagttttaaattttttgcattagttttctatgagttattattaattttatgatattttgtttgaaaattgaactcttgaaattttatatttgactaaactaaataaggtaacaATACTGTTGTTTTacataatatactatttatatttcaatttgtgtttttattttcaccataaagaatgttaaataaaaacaattataaatatagtgacataattttaaataaaaagaaatatagaaagaaggttgtttaatttattataaaaacaatagctaaatgtttaaataaaaagaagtattaattatgttattcatgtttccaattaattttcatttgttattaatttactgaaaatacaatggctaaatatgtaaataaaagaaagtacacatctctactatccgtattgccaaacatatctcatttattctactattcATATtaccaaacatatctcatttattttattatccttgtttccaaacatctccattttgtacttcaactttaataatatagatggtAATCGTTGGTGTATTGGGCGCGTTGGTTTGGCTGTGACTATGCAGTTTCTAGCTTTTATAAAGCCAAAACCTCTAggctttaatttatttatttgttcatGTCAGGGTTTATTGGATGTGTTGAGTGAATCAGTGTTGGACATTTTGCTGAATCATGACTCAATACTCATATGCGGTCTTTGGTCTGTGCCACTTATACGTGTCTCTGACAGTGACGTGAAATCTTCAACGACGTGTCGTATATTCTGCTTATCGTCTCTGCATGAGATGCATCTGTTGTTTTACATGCTAGTGATCTATCTGTTAGTTTCCTTTTAATCTGTGTAAACAAAATCGTTTTGTCTAATCATACTTTCATCAATGCTTGTAAGTGTTTTCAAAGCTCTCACAATTTCATCAATATGTGATGTTAATAGATATCCTAAAAGAAAAATCTACGATTATTGTtcggaaagaaataaaataggAACAAACAAGAATTAGCCAGCTTCTATAAATAAACACACTACAAAGTAAAGAGTGAGAGAGCTCAATCTCAAAAGtggttcttcttcctctgttaaGAAAGATAAATCATGTCTCCTGTCTCTCCACTCTCGAATCTCCTAAACCTCGATCTCTCAGACTCCAAGAAAATCATCGCTGAATACATATGGTTCCAATCATTTCTCTTCTTCCTAAGCTTCTCTTAATGgtgtttttcgttttttttttgctacacAACAAAAACAATGCATATCATACAAGATACTTAACTTTTCTATAAAAATTATGGTTTTCTTGCATGTCTCTGTTTACATCATAACTGTTTTCTGATTCTACTCTGTTTTGGTAAGGACAGGATCGGTGGGTCTGGCATGGACATTAGAAGCAAAGGCAGAGTAATAATACTTTACACAATCTCTTTATACTCTTGTCTCAGTCTCAAAACcattaaaaaatctaaactgtttttttttctctgacaGACGTTGCCAGGACCAGTAAGCGATCCATCTAAAGCTTCCAAAATGGAACTACGATGGATCCAGCACCAATCAAGCCGCAGGAGATGATAGTGAAGTCATTCTTtagtaatcttttttttcttccttgtcATCTATTACATATTTAAACATTGTTTTTAAGTAAAAATGATTTCAGAACTACcctaaaatgttttttttttgcttgttaTAAAAAGCCCTCAGGCGATATTCAAAGATCCATTCAGGAAAGGGAACAACATTCTGGTAAAAAGCAAAAATTCATCTGATTTTGTGTTCTTTGATTAGTGtatatttaaattcaatatttctTGAACATTATTACAAAACCAGGTGATGTGTGATGCTTACACACCGAAAGGAGATCCAATTCCGACCAACAATAGGAACAAAGCCGTTAAAATCTTCGATCATCCCCAATGTGAAGGCTGAAGAGCCTTGGTAAGCTAGTATTAAGGAACTTCTCCTATCGTTGAATGGTTTAAACAAAAGGCGGTTCAGTTTAGTGTGAAACATTTGATACCGGTTTAGGAACAAAATTTAggtttgatattttgtttgttattagGTTTGGGATAGAGCAAGAATACACATTACTTAGAAAAGACGTCAAGTGGCCATTAGGTTGGCCTCTCGGTGGCTTCCCTGGCCCTCAGGTGAACTTTATAAACTTCATACAATAAagtctaaatatcaaaaacaCGTTTATATCTTAGTGTCTCGACTCTCGCTTTCTGTCCTGTTTGATTAAAAAACAGGGACCGTACTATTGTGCGGTTGGTGCAGACAAAGCCTTTGGTCGTGACATTGTGGATGCTCACTATAAAGCTTGTCTTGACGCCGGTTTAAGCATAGGTGGTGCAAATGGTGAGGTCAGGCCTGGACAATGGGAGTTTCAAATCAGTCCTACTGTTGGTATTGGTGCTGGTGATCAGTTATGGGTTGCTCGTTACATTCTCGAGGTCAATAAATTACCTATATATTGTTTCTTTCCACTAACTAGCATcggtgtaattttttttaatccaaTGGAtcattttgtgtgtgtttggcAGAGGATCACTGAGATCTGCGGCCTGATTGTCTCATTCGATC is part of the Raphanus sativus cultivar WK10039 chromosome 5, ASM80110v3, whole genome shotgun sequence genome and harbors:
- the LOC108862603 gene encoding UV-B-induced protein At3g17800, chloroplastic isoform X2, whose protein sequence is MNAVASSFAQSPSFLRRTPKTASGSILLTSTSPGFIRFGSGPQFRHRNSSCLKLSRPSQSRTTSLKSRTSFVVKASASGDSSSDSIAPLQLKSPVGQFLSQILVSHPHLVPAAVEQQLEQLQIDREAEQQINNKDSSSSPLPPATDIVLYRRIAEVKEKERRRALEEILYALVVQKFMDANVSLVPSITSSSGRVDTWPTQEDGDLEQLHSPEVYEMIQNHLSIILKNREGDLSTVAQISKLGVGQVYAASVMYGYFLKRIDQRFQLEKTMKILPGGSDVGGETSIEQAGREAERSFYGEAEEETYQAVSSMGGINASGGSSSETTKQSRLKTYVMSFDGETLQRYATIRSREAVGIIEKHTEALFGRAEIVITPQGIDSSKDEHIKISFKGLKRLVLEAVTFGSFLWDVESHVDSRYHFVLN
- the LOC108862603 gene encoding UV-B-induced protein At3g17800, chloroplastic isoform X1, translated to MNAVASSFAQSPSFLRRTPKTASGSILLTSTSPGFIRFGSGPQFRHRVNSSCLKLSRPSQSRTTSLKSRTSFVVKASASGDSSSDSIAPLQLKSPVGQFLSQILVSHPHLVPAAVEQQLEQLQIDREAEQQINNKDSSSSPLPPATDIVLYRRIAEVKEKERRRALEEILYALVVQKFMDANVSLVPSITSSSGRVDTWPTQEDGDLEQLHSPEVYEMIQNHLSIILKNREGDLSTVAQISKLGVGQVYAASVMYGYFLKRIDQRFQLEKTMKILPGGSDVGGETSIEQAGREAERSFYGEAEEETYQAVSSMGGINASGGSSSETTKQSRLKTYVMSFDGETLQRYATIRSREAVGIIEKHTEALFGRAEIVITPQGIDSSKDEHIKISFKGLKRLVLEAVTFGSFLWDVESHVDSRYHFVLN